TTGATACTGCCTGCGCAGTGTGGGATCGATATGCTTACGAAGGAACATGAGCGCCTGAGATTTAGTTCTCTTATGAGGCGGTTCCTGAGCTGGATCGGGGAATATGGTCTCGGTCAGATCCTTAGCGATGAAGGTCTGCTCTATGTCCGAGACCCAGCGATGGTACTCGGTACCATGGGCGTCGAGGACGTCGAATTCAATGACTCTGTCCATCTGCATACAAGAGAGAACAAGTCGTATTAGTTTTCTATTGGAGACCCTAAAAAGGGTACTCAAATACGATGCTTTTGGTTTGTCTCTCTAGGGTTGATCAAACACAACCCTAAACGTTCGGAGTCGATCAAACACAACCCGGAAAACTTGTCTGAAGGTGATCAAACACACCTTCAAAATAGCAATAACCAAAGTTGATCAAACACAACTTTGGACCTGGGGAGGACAACCGGGATTTGTAAACCTGCAAATACACCGACCTAAGCATGGAATGGAGTAGAAGAATAGGAGAAAACACTTTATCTCCCCCGAGGTTATTGAACTTTGAAGAGTTTTAGGGTTGTAAAGAAAACATACCGTAAAACTTGGATGCTTGATCGGATGAGAGAGAAAACAGTGGAGTGGACGACCGGGAAGCGGCAGTCGGAGGGCGACGGTGGCGGCGGCAGCAGTGGTAGCCGCCAAAGCAGGGCCGAAAGTCTTCGGCTTTGGTTTTAGGGTTTGGAAAAAAAATATTAGCTCAAGGGTTGAGCAAAATGCTGATAACGTGATGAAGTGAAATAGGTTTAAGAATAGAGAATCGTGAAAGATGTGTGTATTATTCATTGATAAGAGCCCTTTATATAGGGAATTACACAATACCAATAAGGTAAGGATATGAATACATAGATCTAGTCAAACTACATATCCTAATGGCATAAGGCCAAGACACACATAAAGAATATCCTAGAACAATAAGAATAGTAATAATTAAATTATTCATACAACGCATGTGCCTGACAAATTGCATACGTGGCTCGTGAGTCAGCAAAGTTGAAAAGTCTTCGGAAATGACACGTAGCGGCGTGTGAATGGTCGGTCGACAACAAAATCATCAATCCTGACTAAAATCAAATATTAAATGTCAATCGATAATCATACATCAATCAAATCAAATCATTTCGATTATCGAAAAGGAAGTCGGAATTTAATCAAATTGGTGAAATACCTTATCGGTCATAATTAAATCGATCAATGAAGACTGATTGATTTAATTATGGTAAATTGAATAATTGAATCAATCAATCAAAAGTGATTGATTTAATTATATCATTAAGGAAATACAATTAAAGTTGTGACTTCAATGCATTCCATTTACGGAAGAGCATTGACACTATAAATACCCCCTCTCATATCAAGAGGAGGACTTCCGGACAAAAGAGAAAAATTACTCCCGAGAGTTCAGAATTCTCCTAAAACCCTTGAAGAATCATCAAGCTGCCAAATAGCCGATTCTTCATCAACCTCAAGCCTAGAAGTTGTCAAATCTCGAAGAGTCCCAAGTTGCCAAATAGTCGACATCTTCACCAACTACAAGACGAAGAGCAACCACCACGTGGAACTGCTCGTGGCCCAAACCCGATCAACGTCAAGCCTCTACGACCCTTGATCAACTCTCGTCTTCAAGCCTTTCAACAAATCAAAACTTCTACCAAGTTCTTCAACAAGCTCGTGGAGAATCAACAAGCACCAAACACATGTGTCGATTCATCCGCTATCAAGCCGAAGAACGTTCACCACGTGACACCTCTCGCGACCCAAATTCGACCAAGATCAAGCCTCTACGGCCCTTGGTCAACTTCCTTCTACAAATCGTCAACACGATAAGAAGTTCAAACTACAACAGTTCAATTCAAGATTAAGTGCTCGTCACCCTTAGATCAAATCAACGTCGGAGATCAAATCAGAGGACATTCTTGTTAAAAGAATACCCACAGAGATTGTAACCCGCAAATTCAATCAATAAAAATATATTATTTTGTACACGTGTCTTTCTGCATGTTATTCGTGTTTACACTCTCAACAACTGATTCAATTTTTCTTTAAATCTTCCTGATCTTTTTTCCTAAAAAGTTAGTTTTTTTTATTCAAGGCTCTCATGAAGGTTTATGAAAGTAAAGTTGGGGATTTACAAGATGAGTGTGTTGGTAATTGTGATGCACTTCCAATCTTCTTCCTACTGCCCTGTGTTCAATAATTGATAATAATTTTGAGAAACTTATCCAAACATGAAGCTTTAGTTTTGTATCCAAACCATAACCTTCTTCATATCCAAACATGGATGCTATGCAGCGCCTGACATGTGCGTCGACACGTGGCGCTGTTTTATTCCCACGTGCTATTATCAGCTCACAGTACTAACTATCCTCATTCACCCCAAATGGAATGTGAAAACCATTTAATCCTTTTTCTTTTTTATTTATTATTAGTAAGCGCGTGCAAAAGTATAGTGATCGGATGTGTGATTGTTTGTCGCTTGTTTTATGATGATTATCTTTCTTGTAACAAATCTTGTGAATGTGAATGCTTTCAAGAGAACAAATTTTATGAATGATATGCCTAAATTTTTGTACAAATGGACGTGAAAAAAGAAAACAAATCAATTATTCTTTTGCAAATGCAGATAATCTTCATTACAATCTTGCAAGAGTAGAAGCTCCGACAGGGGAGATAATCTTGGATATACCTGAATATATCATTGCAAAGTAGTAAGGCAAAAGTCCATCAATATAACTCTAGTCAGCCCCTAAACTGATTTCGCCTCATATGTATCCACTTTAACCCTTTCCAAATCTACCATGAGGGGTTCAAAGAGAAGATTGCATTTCACTTGAATCTTTCCTTGAAAAGAATCTCTCATTAAACAAATCTTTCTTAGACATGTGTCGTCGTAATTAGATCTTTCTCGACAAGATGTTTTCGCCTAGACATGCAAGAAATATGATCCTCGTCAAATAGATTAGTGTATAGAGAGCACATTGATTTTAATTCAACATTCAAATGTGAACACCAAGTCAAAATATTAGTCCTGAGCACCAAGTAAATTCAAGAATTCTAAACTTGGATGCCAAGTTTAACACTATTTGGTTCCACATGGGAAAGAAGCTTGGTAAACATGTCCCAAAAACACCTAATAAGAGGAACCCTACCCGTTTAAGTCGCCCCGGCCCAAAACATGTCCGCCTTGAAAACTTGCCATTTCTTTTCATACATAGAGTGAAGACTGTAGTCGCTTCTTCTCCTCTCTCACAAAGATTTCACTCACTCTCTCTGAGCTGCAATGGCGGGCCTCCCAGTCATAAGAATCGGAGGCAAAGGTTCATCTCTCTCCTCCTCCGCCGTCTACGCCGTCGCTAACGCCCTCGCTCACGTTACCATCGACTCTTCCGCGCTCGACAAGCTCGCCTCCTCCTCCTCATCCGCCGCCGCCAATCTCAAGCCTCACCGGCTCCTCTCTCTCCCGTCCGTCGAAGAATCCAGAGCCTCCCACGTCGTCCTCCTCGCCAAGCTCCTCTCCCTCTCCGGCATCCGAACTGTTCTCCCTCTTCGAATCGCCGACGCCCTAAATTCCAATTCTTCTCAAGACTTGGAGACTCTCGATTTGACCGACGAGGAGGCTCTTGCGTTGGACAAGCTCAGGGACTCGTCTGCTTTGTACGGCGTCATTTCGCTACTCGACCACCAATCGGCGGCGCTGTCGACGGTTTCGGACGCCGTGGCGGCGCTCTCTTGCGAGGCGTTGAAGGCTGACGTGGCGGGGTTTAATTCCGTTGACGCCGGGGACGGGTTGGCTTCGAAGGAGGTGATCGGAGTTGCTAGTGATTTGAAGGTTTTGTTGAACGGGTCCAAGTTAGTCGGCAAAGTGGAGGTTGAAGCTGTATCGGAGATTCCGAAAGTTCACGCGAGTCTGAGAGAGCAAGTGAAATCTGTGCATGCTAAGACTAGGGAGGAGCTGAATTCTGGAGCCAAAATAGGGAAAGGTGGTTCCAGGAGTGCCAGCTCCGAGACGACTGCATTGCTGGCATTGGCGTCGGCGCTGTTTCGGTTGGGGGTCTACAGTTTCCGGCGAGCCAAGCTGGATTTGGAGGCAGTTGGGAGTGAGAGTGTGCGTCTAAGATTGGTGGAGTTGTTTGAGAAGCAATGTCGTAGTGGTGAAAGCTTGAAAAGTGGATATAAGTTGGTTCAGGAGTTGGCTTTAGAAGATGAAGAGAATTATTTGAAGTTTGCTCATGCAGTGAATGTGTTGATGGAGCTTGTTTGGAAGATTGTGACTTGGGAGGCCATAGCAGTGTTTGTGGCGCTTGAGGGAGCAGAGTTGACTGGGAAGGGTCAACAAAGTGGTGAAGCGAATGGAGAAGTGAATGTGAAAGCAGGGAAGAAGGGTGAGAAGAAGAAGAAAGCGGTTTTGGGGAAAGGGACAACTGTTATGGTACAGTTGATTAAAGATAAGCTGCAGGGTGTGGGAGGAAATGCTGCTGATAGTTCAGAGATGTTGGAAAATTGGGTTAAGGAGCTTTTATCATTTTTCAACCCAAAGAGCTCTGAGTTTGATGGGTTGTTGAACAAGGTGAAGGAGATAGTAGAAAGCAATGAGACCAGAAGGCTCCCTAAACTTCCAAAGGTAGGTGCATTACTGGAATTTTGCTTTCATTTGTATCTTAAATGCTTTTTCTTTAAACTATTTTGTTTCGTTGATGGTTTGGAGTCAAGAAAAATGATACTTTTGTTTAGTAAGAGTACCTTCAATTTGGAAAGGGCCATTTTTCAGAGCTGGCCTCTAAATTTATAATTTGTGGCAACTATGACCTTGTCCTTTGTGCAATAGAAATATTTTTAAGGAAAGCAGGATCCTAACAGTTTCTTAGTAGATTATCAAAGGAGTTCAATCTAGCTACACCTTATAATACTTGTCTGTAGATTCTCACTGGATATTATCAGTTTGTTAGTTGATTCAGTTGCTTCTGCCGAACTTTCTTCTTCTTTAATACTGGCTTTTGGATTGTAATGAATGGGGTTACTAGCATTCTGACCATGTTGACTTATTATTCTGCATGATAGGGTACTCGTGACTTTGCAAAAGAACAAATGACAATAAGAAAGAAAGCATTTTCGATAATAGAAAATGTGTTTGAGAGGCATGGTGCCACAGCCCTGGATACTCCAGTTTTTGAGTTGAGAGATACTCTCATGGGCAAATACGGGGAAGACTCAAAATTGATTTATGATCTTGCTGACCAGGTAAAATATCTCTATCTCACCTTTTTTCAATTCAATTGATGACTTGAAGTCCCTGCCTTTTTAGTTATTTTCTGAGTTTTGCTTGTCATGCTTCATGTAATGCAATGTGAAGTGGCGTGGAAACATAACATTCTATTTGTTTTTTCTGTATTTAGCCAAAGACTATGCTGTATGTACATCTGATGTGCCTTTTGCTTGATCTTGTTGGCAGGGTGGAGAGCTTTCCTCACTGCGATATGATTTAACTGTTCCATTTGCTAGGTATGTTGCTATGAATGGCATTACATCCTTTAAAAGGTACCAAATAGCAAAGGTCTACAGAAGAGACAATCCCTCTAAGGGTAGATACCGTGAGTTCTACCAATGTGACTTTGATATTGCTGGCCAAAGTGAAAAGATGGGGCCAGATTTTGAGGCTGTCTATGTGCTAACAGAACTTCTCGATGAGCTGAATATTGGAGACTACGAGGTAACACTTTGTTTGAAGGCTGTCTTCTTTGATGTGCCTCATTTTGTACAAAAGGTTGTTTAAGTTGAAGAACTGAATGGATGATAGTCCCACTGCTCCTTGTGGATAATAGGTCACTGATATCAGATATGGTTAAACTTTATGTAAAATTCTGAGTGGCAATTACATTAAAAAGCATGATTCATGATTGCAACATAATGATATTATTTTATTCTGATAGTAGTAAAAAGAGTCGAAGCAAATAAATATATCTTGCTGCTATGAATATGGAAACAAGCTATTATGTTTTTGATACCCTTCACCTATATGTAGAAATGAACTGCCACAAAAATTTGAGTTCTCACCTTGTAAGAGGTGCTGTGCCAATATAACATGTTTACTTAATTTAATTTATAATTGTTGAAATGTTTTCTGAACTAATTTATATACTTCATAAGCCTAACTTTCTGGTTTAAGTTTATTTTTATAATTGCCGGTTGGTGTTTCTTGCGCAGGTTAAGTTAAATCACCGAAAGTTGTTGGATGGAATGTTGGAAATATGTGGAGTGCCTCCAGAAAAATTCAGAACTATTTGTTCTAGTATCGACAAGTTGGACAAGCAATCGTTCGAGCAAATAAAAAAAGAAATGGTAAAGTCTCAAAGGCATATGTATTCCACATCATGTGGTTTTCTTATATATCTGTCTTGGTTTATGTGGTTCTTGGTTTAGTATGCTTGCTTTGAGTTGTGTTTATCTGTTAGTGCTCTGTGTTTCTTTGTTTTTCATTTGTTGTCAACTGCATGTGCTTCGTGTTTATTCTCTCTTTTCAAAGTTTTCATACTATTTATATTCATAGCTGGTATTTTAGATGAACTTTAATGGATGACATGGCACCATTTGTTTCCCTTAAGAGATTAAGAGATATCTGGTCCTCCACCCTGCTTTACATAGGACCAGCAAGTATATATGAATTCAGGATCATCAACCTAAAGCTTGTTGATGATCACTTTGCTTGTTGACCACAAGTAGTTATGAGGAAGCCTTAATAAAAATGGAGGATCACATGTCCAAACACCTTAGTTGTATTAGAAAACATATGGCTTTGTTATCTGTTGTATGTCTGCTTCATCACGAGGATTTACTACCTAATTGGTAGTTTCCTGGTTATATTTTCCACTCGATCCATTTCTAACCATGAAGTAGAGTGTTGGTCCTTCACCTGTCTTATCTTCTAATTAATTGTTGAGTGTGGACACTGAAGGATATTTGATTTCAGTCAATGGGTAAACCATTCATCTACCAGAATTTCTCATTTACCTTAAAAACAGTTTAATCAGTTGATTAGCTCCCTTTTGCAAACGCATTTGTTTGTCATTTTGTGTGCTTTTCTCCATGTTCATCGTGTAGACCTATATACTTCTGTAGTTTTATTGGTTAATTTAGGATGCGTAACTTGTTTCTTCTTATGTGGGTCTCATGAGGTTTTATATTTGGTATATATAATTTTTTCAGGTGGAGGAGAAGGGCTTAAGTTGTGACACAGCCGACAAGATTGGTGCTTTTGTAAAAGAGCGGGGACATCCATTGGAATTGTTATCTAAGCTTAAACAGGAGGGCAGCAAGTTCTTGGAGAACAGTTCATCTATAGATGCATTGAATGACCTCGAGATCTTGTTCAAATGTTTGGAGAAGTCACAGTGTATTGGAAAAGTAGTTTTTGACTTGAGTCTTGCAAGGGGTCTTGATTACTATACTGGAGTCATATATGAAGCCGTTTTCAAGGGTGGTGCACAGGTAATATTATGTAGATGTCATTTGGAACTTTTTCGCATTCATTACCTACATAATCTGTGTCATCTGACTCAAGTGCCATGTGACACTTCAGTAATAATCTGATTTTGCTTGTTTGCCAAAAAAAAAAGTGATGTTGCCTTCCAAAAGAATATTTGAGGACATTTAAAATAACAGAAGTAGGAGTTGATTAAAATTTGAAAGCCAAGACTACTGCCTTATCATCCTATCCTACCCCTACCATTACTACAGTGGTTTGGGATCCCATTTCATGAGTTGTTGCAACTTACTAGGGATGGATGCTGCTGCTCATCCACAATTTCCATATAGATATTTGTATTCTAGCGAAGTACTAAGTAATGCCCCATTTTTGAGAGAGATAGAGCAAGAACATTTTCCCTTCCAATAATGTCACTGATGAAGAAATAGTGCATCGCCACCTAACAATCTAAATTCAAATGAATGGTAGAAGTCATATTAAAATTCTTCTGTGATTTCTGTTTGGCATTCCCTTAGGTGTTTCAAGGATAATATAATAAGTTTATTTTGTCATCAGATGGGCTCCATTGCTGCTGGTGGACGATATGACAACCTTATAGGAATGTTTGGTACAAAGCAAGTTCCAGCAGTTGGTGTCAGCCTTGGAATTGAGCGAGTATTTGCTATAATGGAGCAGATCCACAAAGACCAGAATCAGGTGACATTTGACTTGTTTTTCTGTACTTGATGATTAATTTTCCACTTATAGTTTGGATAACTTATATTGTTCAATTATAACTCAGTTGGTAGGGACAGCTCTTCTTTATTCAGAAGATCCCTTGATCAAATCCCTGTTCTCTCAGGGACACTAATAAAAGATGAAATCAATCTTGGATTCGTTTGGCTATACATTCTTAGGGTTGATCTCACTAATGCCTCTTGAACAGTGTTGTCCTTGAACTTTATAGCATGTCATATTGGTCACTCAACTTTTTTGTTGTGTTTAGTTGATCCAAGTCCCAATTTCTGTCAAAACTTCTTAGAATTAATGATACTCAATGCTACTTGTACATGTCTGCATGGTTAAAGATGAATCAGTCATTAAATTTGAGTGGCGAAAATAGGTATAGAAGTGGAGAGGTGGGTTAGGCTAGTGAAATATGAAATTACCCTTGGTTTACTTTACTGGTCATGGATTCATGGGGCAAGTCAGATGACAGTATTTATCCACTTAAATATTTTTATTATTACTAGTCTCATCTTCTCTTTAAATCTCTGTAAAGTTAGGATTTGGACCAACTTTCAAGGCCATGGAGTGCGAGTCAAGATAACTTTTTGTTAATCTAGCCATTGTATATGCTCTTGCTGTCGGCCATTACACTTGGCTAAATGTCATGCATAAACAGTTGTGATTTGTTCATTGCACGATCTGTTCTTACATATTTATTTGCCTTTTTGGTATCTTTACAGACAACCCGGGCAACCAAGACTGAGGTCCTAGTGAGTATATTAGGGGACGATATAGAACTAGCAGCAGAGCTCTCAGGTGAGTTGTGGAGGGGCAAAATTCAAGCAGAATTCTTGGCCAATAAGAGAGTCACAAAGCACTTTGACCGAGCAAAGGATTCGAAGATCCCCTGGATGATAATTGTGGGTGAAAAAGAGCAGAATGAAGGGGTTGTGAGATTGAAGAACATTGCTGCCGGGGAAGAAATCGTAATTCAAAGAAGTGATATTGTTGAAGAACTTAAGAAACGGTTGAATGCATGATGTTAGTTCTGTTTGTGAATGCATAGAAGAACCTTGAGCCTGATTCACTTTCTAATTTTCTGTGTTTATGTAGCCCTTTCTACATCATTTTACAAGAACTTCTGGGTTGCATAACAAGCATTGTTAAAGATGTTAAGATATACATTTTGTTGAAGTTGATAGGATTTTGTGTTGCTGCTTGCCTAGATGAAAAGCATAAACTGGTCATTAAACAAGAAGGAAACGAAGAATACCACAGTGTTTATTAACATCAATGCTTATTGAGAAATAGGACTTGAGAATACATAGTACGTTTGGTGAGCTCAACTCAGACCTCTTTCGCCAAGTAACACTACTCCATCGTCTGGTTTGTCTCCAATTCCTCAACTTCTTCCTCATTTGCATTCAGCTTTCCTAGAATGGCAATGATTTCGTTGATGGGCAATGGAATCAACTTGTCAATCTTCTCCTTCAGGTTCATGTAATTCTCCGGGTCATGAACTCTCACATCTTCAAGAAGTCTACCAGAGTTTTGATCCAAGACAGCTTGGGCAACGGCTCTAATAGTAAGTTTGGCAGAACATGCCTGCTCACTCATATGCTTCCCTGTTTTGCAGTAAATCGCAAAGCATTCACAATTGTTTTCGAAAAGGTTGTAATCACCAAAACCATCTTGGCTGTTGAGCAAGTCTGTGGCACGGCTTATAACTGCAGCAGGGTCATCACAGCTTCCGGTGCTGCAAGTTCCTGATCTTTTGAAGAGGAAATGGTGATAGGGGACTTCATAATCAAACCGATAAAGCTCATAGCCTGAAAGAAAGCAATCAAGGCAAGATATGACTACTCCTCGATGAACTTTTCGGTCAAAACCACATTTTCCACAAGCAGGCCTCCGTCTCAGTTTATTTGCTGGTTCCTCTTTTCTGGTTTTGGTGTAGTGGATCACCTTGTCTGCCTCCACAAATATTCCTGAAACATACAACATACCATAAACAAATTAGACACGCTATAAATCTATTCAAAACAAAAGTATAGATACATGATGTGTTGAAAGTTTGGCAAGTTAACTTCAGATGATTGAAACAAAGATTCAAAGAAGTTACCGTGGTGGGAGTAAGACTTCCATTTTCTGAAGCTGTAGATGTGATCTCCTGGCTGGAGGTTGCTCCTATGAATCTTGTTTGAGATCAGCCCCATCTCTCTTTTCTCTGTATCTCTCAAAATATGTGATTTGTGAGACTATGGACCAAAATGTGATGGCATACATGGGGGAGGCTCCATAATATATAAATGTTGATTTGTGATCTGAAGTGAAATTGTGGTGGGGATCTTGATTTTCTGTACTTTGCAAATTAATCTCTAAGCACTTACAGGGGGCAGGTTAAATAACGGATTGTGGTTTTGTACTCCGACAATGTTTTACTGTACAATACTCGATCTCGCAATAAGCTCACATTCATTGTCCATTCTCTTGGTTTTTGTTGGTAAGTTTTGAAATTGGAACATCAAATTTCATCCTTACTTGTTTTCTTTTCCTGTACAATAAGAACAACCGAGGACAGTTATTAAAATCAAGCCGTCTTATATAGTGAATATATAATATATATGGTTACAGGGAT
The window above is part of the Fragaria vesca subsp. vesca linkage group LG2, FraVesHawaii_1.0, whole genome shotgun sequence genome. Proteins encoded here:
- the LOC101304051 gene encoding histidine--tRNA ligase-like; this translates as MAGLPVIRIGGKGSSLSSSAVYAVANALAHVTIDSSALDKLASSSSSAAANLKPHRLLSLPSVEESRASHVVLLAKLLSLSGIRTVLPLRIADALNSNSSQDLETLDLTDEEALALDKLRDSSALYGVISLLDHQSAALSTVSDAVAALSCEALKADVAGFNSVDAGDGLASKEVIGVASDLKVLLNGSKLVGKVEVEAVSEIPKVHASLREQVKSVHAKTREELNSGAKIGKGGSRSASSETTALLALASALFRLGVYSFRRAKLDLEAVGSESVRLRLVELFEKQCRSGESLKSGYKLVQELALEDEENYLKFAHAVNVLMELVWKIVTWEAIAVFVALEGAELTGKGQQSGEANGEVNVKAGKKGEKKKKAVLGKGTTVMVQLIKDKLQGVGGNAADSSEMLENWVKELLSFFNPKSSEFDGLLNKVKEIVESNETRRLPKLPKGTRDFAKEQMTIRKKAFSIIENVFERHGATALDTPVFELRDTLMGKYGEDSKLIYDLADQGGELSSLRYDLTVPFARYVAMNGITSFKRYQIAKVYRRDNPSKGRYREFYQCDFDIAGQSEKMGPDFEAVYVLTELLDELNIGDYEVKLNHRKLLDGMLEICGVPPEKFRTICSSIDKLDKQSFEQIKKEMVEEKGLSCDTADKIGAFVKERGHPLELLSKLKQEGSKFLENSSSIDALNDLEILFKCLEKSQCIGKVVFDLSLARGLDYYTGVIYEAVFKGGAQMGSIAAGGRYDNLIGMFGTKQVPAVGVSLGIERVFAIMEQIHKDQNQTTRATKTEVLVSILGDDIELAAELSGELWRGKIQAEFLANKRVTKHFDRAKDSKIPWMIIVGEKEQNEGVVRLKNIAAGEEIVIQRSDIVEELKKRLNA
- the LOC101304340 gene encoding uncharacterized protein LOC101304340, encoding MGLISNKIHRSNLQPGDHIYSFRKWKSYSHHGIFVEADKVIHYTKTRKEEPANKLRRRPACGKCGFDRKVHRGVVISCLDCFLSGYELYRFDYEVPYHHFLFKRSGTCSTGSCDDPAAVISRATDLLNSQDGFGDYNLFENNCECFAIYCKTGKHMSEQACSAKLTIRAVAQAVLDQNSGRLLEDVRVHDPENYMNLKEKIDKLIPLPINEIIAILGKLNANEEEVEELETNQTME